TCGGGCAGGTCGATGGGCTCGGTCACGGACTCAGCTTCGCGGAGTCTCGAGGCGGCCGTCCACCCGGCGCGGCAGCCCCAGCGGGTTTTCGTCGCGCAGTTCGGGCGGGAGCAGCGCGCCGGGCGTCGTCTGGTACGTGACCGGGCGCAGCCAGCGCTCGATCGCGGTGGCCCCGACCGAGGTGGAACCGGAGGTGGAGGCCGGGTAGGGGCCGCCGTGGTGCTGGGCGGGGGCGACGGCGACACCGGTCGGCCAGCCGTCGACCAGGATGCGGCCCGCGAGCGGGGTGAGTTCGGCGAGCAGCTCCGCGCCCCGGCCCTCGCCCGCGGCCTCGCTGTCGGAGAGGTGCAGGGTGGCGGTGAGGTTGCCGGGCAGCCGGCCGAGGACTCCGGTGATCTCGGCCTCGGACTCGTACCGCGCGACGACGGTTACCGGGCCGAAGCACTCCTCGAGCAGCAGATCGTGCGGCCCTTCGGCAGCCAGCAGCCGAGCCGGTACGGAGAGGAAGCCGGCGCTCACGGTGTGATCGCCGCCCGCGCCGGGGGTGATCGGGGCCTCCACCCCCGGCAGTTCGGCCCGGTCGCGTACTCCCGCGACGAAGGCGTCGCGCATCCGGTGGTCGAGCATCACGCCGGGCTCGGTCTCGCTGACCGCCGCCGTCAGGGACTTGAGCAACCGGTCGCCCGCGTCGCCGGCGGGAGCGAGCACAAAGCCGGGCTTGGTGCAGAACTGGCCCTCGCCCAGGGTCATCGAGCCCGCGAGCCCGGCGCCGAGCTGCTCGGCCCGCTCCCCGGCGGCCGCTTCGGTGATCACAACGGGGTTGAGGGAGCCGAGCTCACCGTGGAAGGGGATGGGGGCGGGCCTGGCGGCCGCGGCGTCGAAGAGCGCACGCCCGCCGCGTACGGATCCGGTGAAGCCTGCGCCCGCGACCAGCGGGTGCCTGACCAGCTCGACGCCCGCCTCGAAGCCGTGGACGAGGGTGACGACGTCTTCGGGCACGCCGACCTGGTGGGCCGCCCTGCGCAGTACGGAGGCGCACAGTTCGGAGGTGCCGGGATGGTCGGGGTGGGCCTTGACGACGACCGGGCAGCCGGCCGCCAGCGCGCTCGCGGTGTCGCCACCGGGTACGGAGAAGGCGAGCGGGAAGTTGCTGGCGGCGTAGACGGCGACGACGCCCAGCGGGATCTTGAAGCGGCGCAGATCGGGCCATGGCGGCGTACGGCTGCCGTCGGCGTGGTCGATGTGGATGTCGAGGAAGGCGCCC
This portion of the Streptomyces sp. NBC_01750 genome encodes:
- a CDS encoding aldehyde dehydrogenase (NADP(+)) — protein: MAAAPVWSVDPRTGNPREQVAIESSPEEIDLAVRAAHAARPALADRSVRARLLRTAADLLDEAGEHVIEAADAETALGPTRLTGELARTTAQLRAFAEVVDAGAFLDIHIDHADGSRTPPWPDLRRFKIPLGVVAVYAASNFPLAFSVPGGDTASALAAGCPVVVKAHPDHPGTSELCASVLRRAAHQVGVPEDVVTLVHGFEAGVELVRHPLVAGAGFTGSVRGGRALFDAAAARPAPIPFHGELGSLNPVVITEAAAGERAEQLGAGLAGSMTLGEGQFCTKPGFVLAPAGDAGDRLLKSLTAAVSETEPGVMLDHRMRDAFVAGVRDRAELPGVEAPITPGAGGDHTVSAGFLSVPARLLAAEGPHDLLLEECFGPVTVVARYESEAEITGVLGRLPGNLTATLHLSDSEAAGEGRGAELLAELTPLAGRILVDGWPTGVAVAPAQHHGGPYPASTSGSTSVGATAIERWLRPVTYQTTPGALLPPELRDENPLGLPRRVDGRLETPRS